The Peribacillus sp. FSL E2-0218 genome contains a region encoding:
- a CDS encoding iron-containing alcohol dehydrogenase, translating into MGVNNHSNFWLRSSVYSGSDSRSLIPELFKGLGAKRILLVSDSGLEHAGVVKKVTEVFEVTNLTDGPEIVGKFLNVTQDAGSSCVNDALDYAREVQADGILAVGGGSVIDTAKALKFGLSKGIAEINDAIPRGFLYEGFPKAQPMNIAHISVATTAGTGSEVSPIAVIYNEDIKVKMNIYNVYLSSDIAILDPDLTVGLPPYITAFTGADALTHAIEAIASPQATSITDAYAFQAIRVIEENLPIAVKDGTNIKARMEMLHGSLMGITAFSSALNAIPIHNLAHAYGALFRIPHGLANAVFLPVVMESIPDLYLPKIHLIAEAFQVRFDEGDAQGLLAKVIEKLRFFLNDLGLPSEFSDSQISQMDIESIVKAVTTDPASANFPMSAELIKSVASRVAPVEIN; encoded by the coding sequence ATGGGTGTCAATAATCATTCGAATTTTTGGTTAAGATCTTCGGTTTATAGCGGTTCTGATTCACGCTCACTCATACCGGAGCTATTCAAAGGTCTTGGGGCAAAAAGGATTCTGCTCGTAAGTGATTCTGGCTTGGAACATGCAGGTGTCGTTAAGAAGGTTACCGAGGTCTTTGAGGTAACGAATTTAACTGATGGACCAGAAATAGTAGGGAAATTCCTTAACGTAACACAGGATGCAGGGAGCAGCTGTGTGAATGATGCATTGGATTATGCTCGTGAAGTCCAAGCGGATGGCATACTTGCGGTTGGCGGAGGAAGCGTCATCGATACGGCCAAAGCACTGAAATTCGGGCTGTCTAAAGGAATCGCCGAAATAAACGATGCCATACCAAGAGGCTTTCTCTATGAGGGGTTTCCAAAGGCACAGCCAATGAATATCGCTCATATATCCGTTGCGACAACAGCAGGGACAGGGTCGGAGGTTTCTCCAATCGCAGTCATATATAATGAAGATATAAAAGTTAAAATGAATATTTACAATGTTTATTTAAGTTCGGATATAGCCATTCTCGATCCAGATCTAACCGTTGGTTTGCCGCCTTATATCACTGCTTTTACTGGAGCAGATGCATTGACGCATGCGATAGAAGCGATCGCTTCACCCCAGGCGACATCCATAACGGATGCTTATGCCTTTCAGGCCATCCGAGTCATCGAAGAAAATTTACCCATTGCTGTAAAGGATGGGACGAATATTAAGGCCCGGATGGAAATGCTGCATGGTAGCTTGATGGGTATCACTGCATTTTCCAGTGCCCTGAACGCCATCCCGATCCATAATCTTGCCCATGCATATGGAGCATTATTCCGCATTCCCCATGGATTGGCCAATGCTGTTTTCCTGCCAGTCGTCATGGAGTCCATCCCTGATTTATACTTACCGAAGATCCATTTGATAGCTGAAGCTTTTCAAGTGAGATTCGATGAGGGGGATGCACAAGGCCTTTTGGCAAAGGTGATTGAAAAGCTTCGTTTCTTTTTGAATGATCTTGGTCTCCCATCTGAATTCAGTGATTCCCAGATTAGTCAAATGGATATTGAAAGTATTGTAAAAGCGGTCACCACAGATCCAGCTTCCGCAAACTTTCCGATGTCAGCCGAATTGATAAAGTCGGTGGCTTCACGTGTTGCGCCGGTTGAAATCAATTAA
- a CDS encoding LuxR C-terminal-related transcriptional regulator, with amino-acid sequence MLEETVMNHVQKISDQKNGAHKSQMIVRGCVDFFSLQRASLFNYSSLTGMGEGICACTSEDTYSLQQVKENIHDIYPIHQAVVHKQPIYLTIQHAKSAIPAKYIKRFDITSLAIIPIILKGTAIGFVLADPENSNEPVTKNELMMLSHYLSLAVSSTFAAVPPQYRLSKREVEALQHLANGLGLKQMAPKMQVSEYTVRDHISSAIRKLGATHRTEAVAVAIRSKMIM; translated from the coding sequence ATGCTTGAGGAAACTGTAATGAACCATGTTCAAAAGATTTCCGATCAAAAAAATGGTGCTCATAAATCACAAATGATTGTAAGGGGATGTGTGGACTTTTTTTCGCTTCAGCGAGCATCACTATTCAATTACTCAAGTTTGACGGGTATGGGTGAAGGAATATGCGCCTGTACAAGTGAAGATACCTATTCTTTACAACAAGTTAAAGAGAATATTCACGATATCTATCCCATTCACCAAGCAGTCGTCCATAAACAACCGATATACTTAACGATTCAGCATGCAAAATCCGCGATCCCCGCTAAATACATAAAAAGGTTTGACATTACTTCATTGGCGATCATCCCGATCATCTTAAAGGGCACGGCAATAGGTTTCGTTTTGGCCGATCCCGAAAATTCAAATGAACCGGTTACGAAGAATGAGTTAATGATGCTTTCCCATTATTTGAGTCTTGCGGTCAGCTCGACCTTCGCTGCCGTTCCCCCCCAATACCGTCTAAGTAAACGTGAAGTGGAAGCCTTACAACATTTAGCCAATGGTTTGGGATTAAAGCAAATGGCCCCAAAAATGCAAGTAAGCGAATATACCGTCCGCGATCATATCTCCTCTGCAATCAGGAAATTGGGGGCTACACACCGAACGGAGGCTGTAGCAGTCGCTATAAGAAGTAAGATGATCATGTAA
- a CDS encoding R2-like ligand-binding oxidase has product MKRSALTTTSRSFREDTLPFKLYQKAKKFGVWNPRDIDFSQDQEDWKAFTDVEREVLLRFISLFQGGEEAVTLDLLPLIMTIAKEGRIEEEMYLTTFLFEEAKHMEFFRYTLDQIGEKGDLTVFHSDTYKAIFYEILPEAMGKLLTDQSPEALAEAATVYNMFTEGVLAETGYFGFYQTLEASKMMPGLLQGVGLLKKDESRHIAYGTFLLQRIISEHPHIFSQVEKRMEELSPLAIALNTEGYEQLGNPFGNDKQAVLNFTMKQLAVRMEILARAKGKKIEEIYHSHEKDYGVL; this is encoded by the coding sequence ATGAAAAGAAGTGCGTTAACCACAACGAGCCGGAGCTTTAGAGAAGATACCCTCCCATTTAAGCTTTATCAAAAGGCTAAGAAATTCGGTGTATGGAATCCTCGTGACATAGATTTCAGTCAGGACCAAGAAGATTGGAAAGCATTCACGGATGTCGAAAGGGAGGTGTTACTACGGTTCATATCCCTTTTTCAGGGGGGAGAAGAGGCGGTGACATTGGATTTACTGCCGCTCATAATGACGATTGCCAAAGAGGGCAGGATCGAAGAGGAAATGTATTTGACGACATTCTTGTTCGAAGAAGCGAAACATATGGAGTTTTTTCGATATACATTAGATCAAATCGGTGAAAAAGGGGATTTGACGGTTTTTCACTCAGACACGTATAAAGCGATTTTTTACGAGATATTGCCTGAAGCCATGGGAAAACTTTTAACCGACCAGTCACCTGAAGCATTGGCGGAAGCCGCCACCGTTTATAACATGTTTACAGAGGGGGTACTTGCAGAAACCGGATATTTCGGATTTTATCAGACACTGGAAGCGAGTAAAATGATGCCTGGTTTGTTACAGGGTGTAGGTCTTTTGAAGAAGGACGAATCACGCCACATTGCCTATGGGACATTCTTGCTGCAACGTATCATCAGTGAACATCCACATATATTCAGTCAAGTGGAGAAGAGGATGGAAGAGCTTTCACCATTGGCCATCGCGTTGAATACAGAAGGATATGAACAGTTAGGCAATCCATTTGGCAACGACAAACAGGCGGTGTTGAATTTCACCATGAAACAGTTGGCTGTGAGGATGGAGATTTTGGCAAGGGCAAAAGGCAAGAAGATCGAGGAAATCTATCATAGCCATGAAAAGGACTATGGGGTCTTGTGA